A window of the Lagopus muta isolate bLagMut1 chromosome 1, bLagMut1 primary, whole genome shotgun sequence genome harbors these coding sequences:
- the LAMTOR1 gene encoding ragulator complex protein LAMTOR1: protein MGCCYSSEAEASDQEEETKRLLEPAASPPNKALNGAEQSCHSLPSARTDEQAMLSSILAKTAINIIDVSAADSQGMEQHEYMDRARQYSTRLAMLSNSLTHWKKLPLLPSLTNQPHQVLASEPVPFADLQQVSRIAAYAFSALSQIRVDAKEELVVQFGIP from the exons ATGGGCTGCTGCTACAGCTCCGAGGCTGAGGCCTCTGACCAG GAAGAAGAGACAAAGCGGCTGCTGGAGCCGGCGGCCAGCCCTCCCAACAAGGCACTGAATGGAGCGGAGCAGAGCTGTCACAGCCTGCCCTCAGCCCGCACCGACGAGCAGGCCATGCTGTCCTCCATCCTCGCCAAAACGGCCAT CAACATCATCGACGTGTCGGCGGCGGATTCGCAGGGGATGGAGCAGCACGAGTACATGGACAGAGCCCGGCAGTACAG CACCCGCCTGGCCATGCTGAGCAACAGCCTGACGCACTGGAAGAAGCTCCCGCTGCTGCCTTCCCTCACCAACCAACCACACCAGGTGCTGGCCAGCGAGCCGGTGCCTTTTGCAGACCTGCAGCAG gTATCCCGGATAGCTGCCTACGCCTTCAGCGCTCTCTCACAGATCCGCGTGGACGCGAAAGAAGAACTGGTTGTACAGTTTGGCATCCCCTGA
- the LRRC51 gene encoding leucine-rich repeat-containing protein 51 isoform X3: MVSLPGPTPPHVTAAARVKGARHQKAARGRVQHAEPNAAPQRGVLNAHPKARPLNAGPQTFGPRTQAGPCPTAMPTRLQPPELVPPLDFSFFPLQSLQDLSPEGSPSPTLALRLPYTRLSSLEGLHPILQQLLADPTQLRWLDLSFNCLTTIDPVRGTGRKRVKLTAPQWRL; this comes from the exons ATGGTTTCCCTTCCTGGCCCAACGCCGCCCCACGTCACGGCCGCTGCGCGCGTTAAAGGCGCACGGCACCAAAAGGCGGCGCGGGGACGGGTTCAACACGCGGAACCAAACGCAGCCCCGCAGCGCGGCGTTCTGAACGCACATCCCAAAGCCAGACCCCTGAACGCAGGTCCCCAAACCTTCGGACCCAGAACCCAG GCCGGCCCCTGCCCCACAGCGATGCCAACCCGCCTGCAGCCCCCTGAGCTCGTCCCCCCCCTCGACTTCTCCTTCTTCCCACTGCAATCCCTGCAGG aCCTGAGCCCCGAGGGCAGCCCTTCTCCCACCCTGGCCCTCCGCCTGCCCTACACCAGGCTAAGCAGCCTGGAGGGGCTGCaccccatcctgcagcagctcctggccgACCCCACACAGCTCCGTTGGCTCGACCTGTCCTTCAACTGCCTGACCACCATTGACCCGGTGAGAGGGACAGGGAGGAAGAGGGTGAAGCTCACAGCCCCGCAGTGGCGGCTGTAA
- the LOC125696303 gene encoding transmembrane O-methyltransferase homolog, producing MVSPAIALAFLPFLITLLIRYRHYLVLLYRAVLLPWLQDRLTGVPREQRAFQYVLTHAIPGDPRHILHTFDQWSYHCEHLGCVGPLKGKIVEKLLCERAPHTVLELGTYCGYGTVLMAAALPPGARLYTVEPNPHHASVAEKVIRLAGFDEQTVELIVGRSEEVIPRLREQHGLQCIDFVFMDHRKRCYLRDLQLLEEHGLLADRATVLADNVVFPGAPHFLQYAKTCGKYRCRVHRASLEYCRAIPDGVAELCYTGAR from the exons ATGGTGTCTCCAGCCATCGCTCTggccttcctccccttcctcatcACCCTGCTGATCCGTTACCGGCACTACCTGGTGCTGCTGTACCGCGCCGTGCTGCTGCCTTGGCTGCAGGACCGCCTCACCGGGGTGCCCCGCGAGCAGCGTGCCTTCCAGTACGTGCTGACCCACGCCATCCCCGGGGACCCCCGGCACATCCTGCACACCTTCGATCAGTGGAGCTACCACTGCGAGCACCTCGGCTGCGTGGGACCCCTCAAAG GGAAGATCGTGGAGAAGCTGCTGTGTGAGCGGGCACCGCACACCGTGCTGGAGTTGGGCACCTACTGCGGTTACGGCACCGTGCTGATGGCAGCGGCGCTGCCGCCGGGCGCCCGGCTCTACACGGTGGAACCAAACCCCCACCACGCATCCGTGGCCGAGAAGGTGATCCGCCTGGCAGGCTTCGATGAGCAGACG GTAGAGCTGATCGTGGGCCGTTCCGAGGAGGTGATCCCgaggctgagggagcagcaCGGCCTGCAGTGCATCGATTTCGTCTTCATGGATCATCGGAAGCGATGCTACCTGAGGGATCTGCAGCTGTTGGAGGAGCACGGGTTGCTGGCCGATAGGGCAACGGTGCTGGCTGATAACGTGGTCTTTCCAGGAGCCCCACACTTCCTGCAGTACGCCAAGACGTGCGGGAAGTATCGCTGCAGGGTGCACCGGGCCAGCCTGGAGTACTGCCGTGCCATCCCCGATGGCGTTGCTGAGCTCTGCTACACCGGGGCCCgctga
- the LRRC51 gene encoding leucine-rich repeat-containing protein 51 isoform X2, which translates to MPTRLQPPELVPPLDFSFFPLQSLQDLSPEGSPSPTLALRLPYTRLSSLEGLHPILQQLLADPTQLRWLDLSFNCLTTIDPVLSTLGGLQSLYLHGNTISCLREVDKLGALSQLRRLTLYGNPMEEEGGYRRYVLTLLPQLSTLDFSAVTPQERREVAVWGGTQRRPRPHRASE; encoded by the exons ATGCCAACCCGCCTGCAGCCCCCTGAGCTCGTCCCCCCCCTCGACTTCTCCTTCTTCCCACTGCAATCCCTGCAGG aCCTGAGCCCCGAGGGCAGCCCTTCTCCCACCCTGGCCCTCCGCCTGCCCTACACCAGGCTAAGCAGCCTGGAGGGGCTGCaccccatcctgcagcagctcctggccgACCCCACACAGCTCCGTTGGCTCGACCTGTCCTTCAACTGCCTGACCACCATTGACCCG GTGCTGAGCACGCTGGGGGGGCTGCAGAGCCTCTACCTGCATGGCAACACCATCAGCTGCCTGAGGGAGGTGGACAAACTGGGGGCTCTGAGCCAGCTGCGCCGCCTGACGTTATATGGGAACCCtatggaggaggaggggggctaCAG gcGCTACGTGTTGAccctgctgccccagctcagCACCCTGGATTTCAGTGCTGTGACCCCACAGGAGCGCAGGGAGGTGGCCGTGTGGGGAGGCACCCAGAGGCGGCCCCGACCCCACCGAGCTTCAGAATGA
- the LRRC51 gene encoding leucine-rich repeat-containing protein 51 isoform X1, which translates to MVSLPGPTPPHVTAAARVKGARHQKAARGRVQHAEPNAAPQRGVLNAHPKARPLNAGPQTFGPRTQAGPCPTAMPTRLQPPELVPPLDFSFFPLQSLQDLSPEGSPSPTLALRLPYTRLSSLEGLHPILQQLLADPTQLRWLDLSFNCLTTIDPVLSTLGGLQSLYLHGNTISCLREVDKLGALSQLRRLTLYGNPMEEEGGYRRYVLTLLPQLSTLDFSAVTPQERREVAVWGGTQRRPRPHRASE; encoded by the exons ATGGTTTCCCTTCCTGGCCCAACGCCGCCCCACGTCACGGCCGCTGCGCGCGTTAAAGGCGCACGGCACCAAAAGGCGGCGCGGGGACGGGTTCAACACGCGGAACCAAACGCAGCCCCGCAGCGCGGCGTTCTGAACGCACATCCCAAAGCCAGACCCCTGAACGCAGGTCCCCAAACCTTCGGACCCAGAACCCAG GCCGGCCCCTGCCCCACAGCGATGCCAACCCGCCTGCAGCCCCCTGAGCTCGTCCCCCCCCTCGACTTCTCCTTCTTCCCACTGCAATCCCTGCAGG aCCTGAGCCCCGAGGGCAGCCCTTCTCCCACCCTGGCCCTCCGCCTGCCCTACACCAGGCTAAGCAGCCTGGAGGGGCTGCaccccatcctgcagcagctcctggccgACCCCACACAGCTCCGTTGGCTCGACCTGTCCTTCAACTGCCTGACCACCATTGACCCG GTGCTGAGCACGCTGGGGGGGCTGCAGAGCCTCTACCTGCATGGCAACACCATCAGCTGCCTGAGGGAGGTGGACAAACTGGGGGCTCTGAGCCAGCTGCGCCGCCTGACGTTATATGGGAACCCtatggaggaggaggggggctaCAG gcGCTACGTGTTGAccctgctgccccagctcagCACCCTGGATTTCAGTGCTGTGACCCCACAGGAGCGCAGGGAGGTGGCCGTGTGGGGAGGCACCCAGAGGCGGCCCCGACCCCACCGAGCTTCAGAATGA